TGATCCAATGCTTCACCCGGTCACCGAGGGCCTTGACGACGACTTCGGTGTAGTCCTCGAACCACTGGGGGCTGGCGGAGTTCATCCAGCCGCCTTCATAAAAGAGGTGCAGCGGGTAGTCCCAGTGAAAGAGCGTTACCCAAGGCGTGATGCCGGTCTCCAGCAGGGAGTCGACGAGGCGGCTGTAGAAGTCCAGCCCAGCCTGATTGACGGCCCCTTTGCCCTCGGGCATGATGCGCGGCCAGCTGAGCGAAAAGCGGTAGGCCTGCAGGCCGATCTCCTTCATGATCGCGACGTCTTCCGGGTAGCGATGGTAGTGATCACTGGAGACGTTACCGGTGTCGCCAAACTTGACCTTGCCCGGCCAGCGCGCCATGCGGTCCCAGACGGACGGGCCCTTGCCGTCTGCATCCCAGCCACCTTCAATTTGATAGGACGCCGTGGCGGCACCCCAGACCATGTCGGGTTTAAAACTCATGGCGCTAGGTAATGGGGACCTCCTTCGAGAATTCAAGACCAATGCGCGCTTTGGATATGGAGCCGCAAATTCGGGTTGTGCTTTGCCGCAACCTATCACGTAATGAAAATATGCCAACTCCCCCCAATGTGCTCTACGTGTTTGCGGACCAGTGGCGCGCCCAAGCAATGGGCTACGCCGGTGACCCCAATGTCAAAACACCGCATCTCGATCTCTTTGCCAGTGAGGCGGTTAACTTCCGTAAGGCGGTGTCCGGCGTGCCCGTTTGCTGCCCCGCCCGGGCGACGCTTATTAGTGGCCAACGGCCGCTCAGCCATGGCGTGTTTTTGAACGACGTTTGCCTGCCGCACGATCGTAAGTCGATTGCGCAGCGTTTTGCCGAGTCAGAATATGACAGATCTTACATCGGGAAATGGCACATCGAAGGGCATGGTCGCGAAGCCTTCATTCCGCCGGAGCGTCAGCGCGGCTTCGACCACTGGAAAGTGCTAGAATGTACCCACAACTATAACCACTCACCCTACTACGAGGGTGCCTCAGATGAGCGCAAACTCTGGGACGGCTACGACGCCATAGCCCAAACCACCGAGGCCTGCGACTACCTGCGCCAAAGAAAGCCCGGCGACAAGCCCTTCCTGATGATGCTTTCCTGGGGGCCGCCGCATGACCCCTACGGTTCGGCACCCGAAAAATACCGAAGAATGTATCGGCCGGAGGACATTATTTTGCCGCCTAACATCCCTGCTGATCGTGCTGAAAGAGCGCGTATGGATTTGGCCGGCTACTACGCGCACTGTACCGCGCTGGACGACCAGTTTGCCCGCTTGCGGCAGACGCTGGCAGAGACCGGGTTGGAGGAAAATACGATCCTCGTCTTCACGGCTGACCACGGTGACATGTTGCACTCTCAGGGGCAGGAGCGAAAGCAGAAACCTTGGGAGGAGTCGATGCGGATACCTTTCCTCATGCGCTGGCCTGTCGGCTTGGGGCGCGAAGGCCGCGTATCCGATGCGTTGATCGATGTGCTCGACCACCAGCCGACGCTGCTCGACCTCTGTGGGCTACCGCTCGATGACGCACTGGAGGGCCGAAGCTTTGCCGAGGCCGCGCGAGGTGGCCCTGTCGACCCCGACTATGCTGCGCTGCTGGCCTGCTACCATCCATCGGGAGAGTTTCAGCGCGCCAGGGGCGGTCGCGAATACCGCGGGCTTCGCTCCCAGCGCTATACTTATGCCGAGACGCGTGAGGGTCCCTGGTTGCTTTACGATAACGAGTTGGACCCGTATCAATTAATCAACCGCATCGACGACGACACCTACGCGGCTGTTCGCGAGCAGTTGGCCCGCCAGCTTCACGCCGAGCTGGTGCGCCAGGGGGATGCCTTTGAATACGGCCCGGACTTGTGCGCCAAATGGGGGCACGTCATCGATGAGACGGGAACAACGTCTACCGCGCCGTGAGACATCACGCCCTTGATGGCGTTTGGTGTGTGAATTTATGGTGTATCGACGAAGTTTTCGGTTGTTTCGTTAGGGCAATCTATGCTGTTAGTTAGACCTAACAAGCGCATGAAAACAAAACGTAGAGCCACCATCCGCGACGTCGCCCAGGCATCCGGTTATTCCATTTACACGGTATCTTCCGTGCTCAACAACAAAGGCGATATCTCCGAGTCCACCAGTGAGAAAGTTCGTCAGGTTGCACGCGAGCTAAACTACGACTTGCTCGGCAACGTCTCTGCCGCCCGCCGCATGACCACGCGCTCCATCGGCATCGTACTGCCTGAGGCCGGCTGCATGCACGACGGCTTCTACAACCGCGCTGTTTCGACCTTCCGCGCTATCGCGTCCAACCGCGACTACGACTGCAAGCTCTTTGCCGAGGAGGACATTTTGCGCCGCATCGATCCGAGCAACAGCGGTGGGGTTTACTCGCTGGGCTGCAAGGGCTTGGTCGTTTTCTGCCCGAACCAATACAAGGACTACATTGAGCAACTGCTCAAGAACGGCGTGGCCGTCGGCCTGATCCGCCGCAAGATGCCGAAAATGTCCGGGCTCTTCCAAGCCGTGGACAACGATGAGGCCTCGATGAAGATCATCATCAAGCACCTGTTCGATGAGGTCGGCTGCCGTCGCATGGCGATGGTCTCCAGCGTCAAGCGCTCCAAGGTCTCGGGCGGTCGTGAGCGCGCCTTTTCCAAATTTGTGTCGGAAAACTTGCCCGAGAAGGACTCACTGCTGATTCCGGAATCGGACTTTGGTGAGAATTCCGAGGAGAAGACCAAGCTCTTCGACTTCCTTCAGGAGTCCAAGAAGCTTGGCCAAAAGCCGGTCGTCTTCTGCTGGTCGGACTCTTCCGCTAACCGCTTGATGACGCTTCTGCATCGCGCTGGCCTGCACACGCCGGATGATGTCATGGTCACCGGTTATGACAACGACCCTTACTCCAGCCACGCCGACTTGACCACGATGAGCATCCCGATCGAAGAGATGGTCAC
This is a stretch of genomic DNA from Cerasicoccus sp. TK19100. It encodes these proteins:
- a CDS encoding sulfatase family protein; translated protein: MPTPPNVLYVFADQWRAQAMGYAGDPNVKTPHLDLFASEAVNFRKAVSGVPVCCPARATLISGQRPLSHGVFLNDVCLPHDRKSIAQRFAESEYDRSYIGKWHIEGHGREAFIPPERQRGFDHWKVLECTHNYNHSPYYEGASDERKLWDGYDAIAQTTEACDYLRQRKPGDKPFLMMLSWGPPHDPYGSAPEKYRRMYRPEDIILPPNIPADRAERARMDLAGYYAHCTALDDQFARLRQTLAETGLEENTILVFTADHGDMLHSQGQERKQKPWEESMRIPFLMRWPVGLGREGRVSDALIDVLDHQPTLLDLCGLPLDDALEGRSFAEAARGGPVDPDYAALLACYHPSGEFQRARGGREYRGLRSQRYTYAETREGPWLLYDNELDPYQLINRIDDDTYAAVREQLARQLHAELVRQGDAFEYGPDLCAKWGHVIDETGTTSTAP
- a CDS encoding LacI family DNA-binding transcriptional regulator: MKTKRRATIRDVAQASGYSIYTVSSVLNNKGDISESTSEKVRQVARELNYDLLGNVSAARRMTTRSIGIVLPEAGCMHDGFYNRAVSTFRAIASNRDYDCKLFAEEDILRRIDPSNSGGVYSLGCKGLVVFCPNQYKDYIEQLLKNGVAVGLIRRKMPKMSGLFQAVDNDEASMKIIIKHLFDEVGCRRMAMVSSVKRSKVSGGRERAFSKFVSENLPEKDSLLIPESDFGENSEEKTKLFDFLQESKKLGQKPVVFCWSDSSANRLMTLLHRAGLHTPDDVMVTGYDNDPYSSHADLTTMSIPIEEMVTAACRYLFEYREEGELPEAKTQRFKHELVIRGSTDMTKG